In Methylacidiphilum infernorum V4, a single window of DNA contains:
- a CDS encoding GuaB3 family IMP dehydrogenase-related protein: protein MGMWIGRNRKARVCYGFDEISLVPGDVTINPEEVDTSFEITHPSGKTIKLKIPILASAMDGVTDPKFCTEMSRLGGIGVINLEGIQTRYENPQEVIEEIIKCDQNKVTEFLQKIYSAPVQEKLIALRIEELKRANALAAVSSIPQKAEAYGYIAQEAGADLYVVQSTVSTVRHISSRYKTLDLKQFCKNMHIPVLVGNAVTYNVVLELMECGVCGVLIGVGPGAACTSRGVLGIGVPQVTATVDAAAARDAYFKKTGRYVPIITDGGMRRGGDLCKAIACGADAVMIGSAFARAEEAPGKGCHWGMATPHANLPRGTLIRMGISGPLSQILYGPATVDDGSQNLVGALATSMGNVGAMNIRQFQETEIIIAPSIQSEGKLFQMIQSVGMGR, encoded by the coding sequence ATGGGCATGTGGATAGGAAGAAATCGAAAAGCCAGAGTCTGTTACGGTTTTGACGAGATTTCATTGGTTCCAGGAGATGTAACGATTAATCCAGAAGAGGTTGATACCAGCTTTGAAATTACGCATCCTTCGGGGAAAACGATCAAACTTAAAATTCCCATTCTTGCCAGCGCAATGGATGGAGTTACAGATCCCAAATTTTGTACCGAAATGAGTCGGCTTGGGGGTATTGGAGTGATTAACTTGGAAGGAATTCAGACGCGGTATGAAAACCCCCAAGAGGTGATCGAAGAAATCATCAAATGCGATCAAAACAAGGTTACGGAGTTCCTGCAAAAAATATACTCTGCCCCTGTTCAAGAAAAACTTATTGCTTTAAGAATCGAAGAGCTTAAAAGAGCAAATGCCCTAGCAGCAGTTTCTTCCATACCTCAAAAAGCTGAAGCCTACGGGTACATAGCACAAGAAGCTGGAGCCGATCTCTACGTGGTTCAATCGACCGTGAGCACGGTCAGGCATATTTCATCTCGGTATAAGACCCTTGATTTAAAGCAGTTCTGCAAAAACATGCATATTCCCGTCCTCGTAGGCAACGCGGTTACTTACAATGTCGTTCTTGAGCTGATGGAATGCGGTGTTTGTGGTGTTTTAATCGGGGTTGGACCAGGAGCTGCATGCACATCGAGAGGAGTCCTGGGAATAGGAGTACCCCAAGTGACGGCAACGGTTGATGCTGCCGCAGCAAGAGATGCCTATTTCAAAAAAACGGGCCGTTATGTGCCCATCATTACCGATGGAGGCATGCGCAGGGGAGGAGATCTATGCAAGGCGATAGCTTGCGGGGCGGATGCGGTAATGATTGGATCGGCTTTTGCCCGGGCAGAAGAAGCTCCCGGCAAAGGATGCCATTGGGGAATGGCTACTCCTCATGCCAATCTGCCTCGTGGGACATTAATCCGCATGGGTATTTCCGGGCCCCTTTCACAGATTCTTTATGGGCCGGCTACGGTTGATGATGGATCTCAAAATCTGGTTGGTGCGCTTGCTACCTCCATGGGCAATGTTGGGGCAATGAATATCAGGCAATTTCAGGAAACCGAGATCATTATTGCTCCAAGCATCCAATCTGAAGGCAAGCTATTCCAAATGATTCAATCCGTCGGCATGGGTCGATAA